In the Nicotiana tabacum cultivar K326 chromosome 16, ASM71507v2, whole genome shotgun sequence genome, one interval contains:
- the LOC107794891 gene encoding zinc-finger homeodomain protein 2-like isoform X1 → MDFENHQEEEETEPPPRHDDSLDNSNSTHPTKMPSPTPMELEPLAVVHTWHNNKPKYKECLKNHAVSIGGHAVDGCGEFMPAGEDGSLDSLKCAACNCHRNFHRKITQPPPNAVEPLPFVNYHSSYYRSLPPPCGYLQYHVAPQQRPLALPSTSGGGGYWEDQEDMSNLNNSGAGSGSKKRFRTKFSQEQKEKMQELADKLGWRIQREDEELVQQLCNETGVRRQVFKVWMHNNKNTLGKKP, encoded by the exons ATGGACTTCGAAAAtcatcaagaagaagaagaaactgaaCCACCACCGAGACACGACGACTCACTCGATAACTCGAACTCAACTCACCCAACAAAAATGCCGAGTCCTACACCAATGGAACTCGAACCCTTAGCGGTGGTTCACACGTGGCATAATAATAAGCCAAAGTACAAAGAGTGTCTGAAGAACCACGCCGTAAGTATCGGCGGCCACGCCGTAGACGGCTGTGGTGAGTTTATGCCTGCCGGTGAAGATGGCTCACTTGATTCCCTTAAATGTGCTGCTTGTAACTGCCACCGCAATTTCCACCGTAAAATTACTCAACCACCACCCAACGCCGTTGAGCCGCTGCCGTTTGTTAATTACCATTCGTCGTACTACAGAAGCTTACCGCCACCTTGTGGGTATTTACAGTACCACGTGGCGCCACAACAAAGACCGTTAGCTTTGCCGTCGACTTCTGGAGGTGGTGGATATTGGGAGGATCAGGAGGACATGTCCAACCTCAATAATAGCGgag CAGGCAGTGGTTCGAAGAAGCGATTTCGGACAAAATTTAGCCAAGAACAGAAGGAGAAAATGCAAGAATTAGCAGATAAATTGGGGTGGCGAATTCAAAGGGAAGATGAGGAGTTGGTGCAGCAGTTGTGCAACGAGACTGGAGTGAGAAGGCAAGTGTTTAAAGTTTGGATGCATAACAACAAGAACACTCTTGGTAAGAAACcctag
- the LOC107794891 gene encoding zinc-finger homeodomain protein 2-like isoform X2, whose product MDFENHQEEEETEPPPRHDDSLDNSNSTHPTKMPSPTPMELEPLAVVHTWHNNKPKYKECLKNHAVSIGGHAVDGCGEFMPAGEDGSLDSLKCAACNCHRNFHRKITQPPPNAVEPLPFVNYHSSYYRSLPPPCGYLQYHVAPQQRPLALPSTSGGGGYWEDQEDMSNLNNSGGSGSKKRFRTKFSQEQKEKMQELADKLGWRIQREDEELVQQLCNETGVRRQVFKVWMHNNKNTLGKKP is encoded by the exons ATGGACTTCGAAAAtcatcaagaagaagaagaaactgaaCCACCACCGAGACACGACGACTCACTCGATAACTCGAACTCAACTCACCCAACAAAAATGCCGAGTCCTACACCAATGGAACTCGAACCCTTAGCGGTGGTTCACACGTGGCATAATAATAAGCCAAAGTACAAAGAGTGTCTGAAGAACCACGCCGTAAGTATCGGCGGCCACGCCGTAGACGGCTGTGGTGAGTTTATGCCTGCCGGTGAAGATGGCTCACTTGATTCCCTTAAATGTGCTGCTTGTAACTGCCACCGCAATTTCCACCGTAAAATTACTCAACCACCACCCAACGCCGTTGAGCCGCTGCCGTTTGTTAATTACCATTCGTCGTACTACAGAAGCTTACCGCCACCTTGTGGGTATTTACAGTACCACGTGGCGCCACAACAAAGACCGTTAGCTTTGCCGTCGACTTCTGGAGGTGGTGGATATTGGGAGGATCAGGAGGACATGTCCAACCTCAATAATAGCGgag GCAGTGGTTCGAAGAAGCGATTTCGGACAAAATTTAGCCAAGAACAGAAGGAGAAAATGCAAGAATTAGCAGATAAATTGGGGTGGCGAATTCAAAGGGAAGATGAGGAGTTGGTGCAGCAGTTGTGCAACGAGACTGGAGTGAGAAGGCAAGTGTTTAAAGTTTGGATGCATAACAACAAGAACACTCTTGGTAAGAAACcctag